The genomic stretch GCCTGCGCGAACCTCTAACGCCTTCTGCATTTTCGAGAAGCACGCAGGAGATGTCATGTGGCGCCACACCGAGTTTGGAATACTTGGCAAAACGGCAAGTCATTTGTCGTCTCACTCTTCATGTTTTGGACTTGTCAATTGACTTTCATGCTTGCAGATAACGGAGGTCAGGCCCGAGTCCAGCCTCGTTGTTAGAATGGTATCGGCTGTCGGGAACTATGACTACATTGTGGATTGGGAGTTCAAGCAAACGGGTATCATTAGAGTCACTGTGAGTAACATTCTTGCCTCTTTATGTTGTTGATTATAGAGTATCAAGATGGATGATTTGAttgcatttgcatttgcatttgTGGGAGTAGGTTGGGATGACAGGCCTACTTGAAGTGAAGGGATCAGTTTACACACACAAGGATCAGATGCATGAGGAAGTATATGGGACAATATTAGCAGAGAACACAATAGGGGTGAACCATGATCATTTCTTGATCTTCAATCTTGATCTCGACGTTGATGGCGAAGAAAACTCCTTGATCAAGACTGACCTCAAGACGTCTCGCGTGAGCAGAGACGTATCTCTGAGGAGGAGCTACTGGAGGGCCGAGAGTGAAGCAGCCAAAACTGAATCTGATGCAAGAATCAGGCTTGGCTCAGGAGCAACAATGGTGTCTGTGGTGAACCCAAGCAAAAAGACTAAGATAGGAAACAATGTGGGCTACAAGCTGGTACCAGGATCAGTAGCCGGAGCCCTTTTATCAGACGACGACTATGCACAAATCCGAGGAGCGTTCACTAAGTATAACGTGTGGGTTACACCTTACAACAAGACTGAGAAATGGGCTGGAGGGTTGTGCACTGATCGAAGCCATGGAGATGACAGTTTGGCTACTTGGACCAAAAGGTACATATATTATACTTATCAGTATCATACTATGTAATATCAattgaaatgaaattttttaGGACTTCTAATAATTTTCACTCTTTTTATTTGGCCATATAATATAATGCAGAGATAGGGAAATTGAGAACAAAGACATTGTGCTGTGGTACACTTTAGGTTTCCACCACGTGCCATGCCAGGAAGATTTTCCGATCATGCCAACGTTGACTGAGTCGTTCGAGCTCCGGCCATCCAACTTTTTCGAGCACAATCCTACGCTCTACAAGCAAGAGATGGGAATGAAAATTCATGCTGACTCAAACTTCTCAGTTCAGTAGTGTCTTTATCCAAATTTGCCTCTACTTTATAGATGGATCAAATGAGATATCAATTCTTGCTTTTATATAAGTAGCTACTTATCAAATTTAAAAGTTGATTGGTGGGATTATATCAAAAGGGTTTGGTGTCGAGGTCAATATGGTAGCAAAGTTGgattaaatataaacaaatatcaACATGAAAGAAATAGATAATTTCTAGTTTGGAGATAATTAAGAATTAAACAAGTGCACAACATTAAAGCAGAATCATAAATACGTTGACTTGATTTCTATGTCTCAGTTCCTTTTGTTTCATATGATTAATTCATTTATCAATATTGCGTTTTTTGTGTATACATATTTTTGACACAATTCTAAGATAATTACGAACTAAAACTCATAAAAATTTGTATATATGGAATTCTTAAGTTTATGAGACTAAAGAGTTTCGTCATTtgattctctttttattttattaatttttggagGTGTGAACAAACCTTGCAAAATTTGATAGTGAAAGGAACTTTGTTTAGTTATACacgttttcatttttatttgtcGCCATCCCTTACACAAAACTCCATCTTCACTTGATTAGTTGGTAACGATATTTAACTAATCCAAATCGCTTTTTCTTTACAATCCCTTTATGTTTAATAATTTGTCTTAATTTGAGTAATGTGTTACACATGACATAACCGGctagttgttttgttttgttgttgctgatgatgatgataaagGTGTAGTTGATGCAATTGTTTAGGTTCGCGTGTTTCCACGAAATGAGATAGCAAtgcaagagagaaaaagaatatTATGACGAAATACTATCCCTGCTTTCAATCTATATTTCTAAAGTAATATAGTAGGAAATTCTTTTATGattattttgatttgtttggtCATTTATTCCAAAGGTATTATAAGCAAATTTCAAATGTTTTAGTTAAAGCTAGCAAAATTATATATTCCCTCGTCCTTTAAAAATAGACCTCATTTGTCATTTTAGGATGTCCCACACTCTACACGGAGCAAGAAATGGAAGTAAAAAATCATGCTGGCTCAAACTTCTCAGTTCAGTAGTGTCTTTGTCCAAATTTGCCTCTACTTTTGAGATGGATCAAATGAGATTCCAAATTCTTGCTTTTATATATGTAgctacttttcaaatttaaaagttGATTGTTTATATCAAAAGGGGCTGGTGGGATTATTCAAAAGTTTACAGCAGCCAGAGATGAAACGTAATGAACAAATAGTTctcaatttctcaaatgaaAAGCAGAAAATCAAGTAAACTTAGCCCTCAAAGCAAGTCACAAACTTTACTAGATAATCCTCATTTAATTTTTACAGATATGTTTTGCTTTGGAGCAAAGAAAAGCTGACATCTAGTAGCATGGAATGCCAAGGCTAAAATCTCGGATCAATCACTGAAGTAAAAAGAAATTATGTATACAATATCCCCATTCTTGAAAACCATAAATGTTAACAGTGATTGAATCTTGAACCAAACAAATTCACATCCATTTCTTGATGCCATGACACTCCTTCTCTCACTTGTTTCTGCATTCTTTCTCTTCATATCATCATCTCTATGCCACCCTTTAGACCCTCTCACTCCTCAAGAAATCCACACAGTCCAGCTCAGCATCCAAACATCCCATTCTTCCTCATCTCCTAACATAACCTTCCACTATGTTGATGTGGATGAGCCAGAGAAGCATCATGTCCTAAAATGGTCGTCTTCAAACAGGCACCACGCACCATTCCCCACTCGTAGAGCTAAGGCAGTGGTTCGTGTGGGTGGCAAAACACATGAGCTTATCGTAGACTTGATCACGGGCTCAATTGTCTCCGACCAAGTCTACAAAGGATATGGCTACCCTCCATTCACATTTGAAGAGTTTTTCAAGGCTATCAGGCTATCTTTGAAGCATCCCTCGTTTCAAAATTCGATCTTGAGACGAGGGCTTGACTTATCGGAGGTGTCATGCCTGCCCCTCACAGTAGGCTGGTTTGGAGAGGCTGCAAAAAGAAGAGTTGTTAAGGTCACATGCTTTTACAGAAATGGGACATCAAATATTTGGGCTAGGCCAATTCAAGGCATAAGTCTTCTAGTAGATGTTGAGGAAAACAGAGTTTTGAGCTATTCAGATAGACCAAGAGAACCTTTGCCTAAAGCTGAAGGCACTGATTTTCAAAGGCAGAGGCCTAGCCCTGTTTCTTGCAGTGGGAACAACAACAAGATAACCATCACAGGGAATAGTGTGAAGTGGGCTAGTTGGGAGTTTCACGTGGCGTTTAATGCACGGGCGGGCCACATCATATCAACGGCTAGTGTGTTTGGCAGGCGCGTTCTTTACAGGGGCCACGTGTCAGAGACGTTTGTCCCGTATATGGATCCAACCCAAGAATGGTATGACAGGACCTTCATGGATGTGGGGGAGTTCGGGTTTGGTAGGTCAGCTAGTAGCCTTGTCCCGGGCATGGACTGCCCGGCCGGGGCTGTGTACCTGGATGGACACATGGCAGGCACAGATGGGAGCGCGCAGATGGTGCCGCGTGCCATCTGCATTTTCGAGCTCTACACTGGGAATGTGGCTTGGAGGCACACAGAAGTTGGTGTCCCTGGAAAAGTGGTACACATGTGAAACTTAATTTATGTATTGATGGTTTTATTAAAACagttttaattgttttaaattgaGTTGGTTATGATTGTAGATCACAAGTGGAGAGGCTGAGGTGAATCTGGTTGTTAGAATGGTGGCAACTGTGGGAAACTATGACTACATTCTTGATTGGGAGTTCAAGAAAAGTGGATCTATCAAAGTAGGAGTAAGTATACGTGTTATGTCTACTCTTGTTTCAACTTAGAAGATCTTTTTTTTGAAtacatttctctcatctcatGACAGGTAAGCTTAACAGGAGTCTTAGAAATGAAGGCTACAAAATACAGAAATAGTGAAGAAATAAGGAGAGATATAATGTATGGCAACTTGGTAGCAGAAAACTTGGTGGGAAACTACCATGATCACTTCATAACATACTATCTAGACATGGACATTGATGGTGAAGCTAACTCAGTAGTTAAGTCCGAGCTACGAAGAAAGCGGACAAAGGCAGGCGAGAGATCGCGTAGGAAGAGCTACTGGACAGCAGTTAAGGAGACTGTGAAAAGAGAAGGCAAGGGAAGGTTTGAAGTAGGATCGAAGGCGGTGGACATTTACATCACGAATCCGAACATGAAGACGAAGATCGGGAACGAGGTGAGCTACAGGCTGATCAGTGGAAAAGCGGCGGTGTCATTGTTGGCTGATGATGACTACCCGCAGAGAAGGGCAGCTTACACAAAGTATCAAGTGTGGGTGACTCGGTACAACAGGTCGGAGAGATGGGCCGGAGGGTTCTATGCCGATAGGAGCCGTGGAGATGATGGCTTGGCTGTTTGGAGCCGTAGGTTAGtttacaaaattcaaatttgtAGCTACATTGATTATTGTACATAGTTACTAACATGTTGTTGTTGGGATTGTGTAGGAATTTGGGAATTGTGAACACAGACTTGGTGGTGTGGTATACACTTGGATTTCATCACACACCAATTCAAGAAGATTTTCCCGTTATGCCTACTCTCTATGATTATTTTGAGCTCAGACCTGCCAATTTTTTCGATTCCAATCCCTTGTTGCAATCTTAATTTTTTCTCATCTTCTTTTTACTCCAAGCTTTTGATTTTGAGATATTGTCATCACCATCGTAGTCAGTCCTAGACTTACTAGTATAATACGAGTTTTGTATATTGATGAAAGtggtgataattttttttatgttaaatCTTATTGAATTGATCTACGTCAAAACTCGgcatcatataattcaataAATCTAATTCATATCATTTAGTATTTGCGTCTCCACGTTAACATTCAGCGTGACAAGATCGAAATATGAGTTTTgggaatttttaaattttgttaaaaatGTTGCGTATAAAAACGTTACTACTAGCATTTTGTTATTCTGAATCCAAACTTGATATTATGACCAGACAAATAAGATGTTTCGAATATTTCTCCTCGAATAATATGAGCATTTGAGCATGTAATTATTGAATtacactaagagcatccactacgcgtcccgcgcgcggctcgcgttccgtcccggagggaTGGTTCCGTCGCAGGACGTGTTGCAACGTTCGTCTCGTACCGAGCCCatccccagcccgtcccgtagcccgtagccgcgagacaagggacgcgccgTCCCGACACACGCCCGGGCGACGTGtcgcgcccccgatgcatgcgtgacgcccactcgctggcccgcgagtgggcgtcgtcacggatgacgcaataattcgctttttttttaattcgaattttaataaaaaaaaattttatttttcaaacggcaatgttaccgttaatttttattttctttttttattattatttttttgatttatttacgGATCTAATTGAGGGAAATTTTATTCGGATGAgggaattttaataattacgtcacgaataaaaaaaatttattcgctgacccaactccaagaggatctaattgagcacatttgggaaaactttggcggagaaaattaaattatgtcatttttatttttttaggattttaattatgtccattttctatttttttgaattttaatgttgttttaattttaataaagtgtgtttgttttaattgaattgggttggaaaaaaaaataaaaaatgaaatttaatgaatagtaatttaagggacggagcgttgcaggttccgtcccttagttaagggatggaggaataaagtacaatggggccctcaaataatagtttaagggacggtgggggGGCAGCGTAGTGGGTGCTCTAAAGGTTGAGCATTTGAGCTTTTTGTAcgatattattgatatttttggTTAAAATTATGGATAAAAtctgaaaatgacaaaattaatgaatataAGAAATACTAAATCTATCGTGGTGACGAAGTATGATATAAATAAGATGGGTGTGATTGTAAATGAAATCCATAAGCAAAATGTCACAAATAAATTGCAGAAAAATTCCTTCCATAAGTACACGAAGGAAGACTATTGAATCATGATTTTGAATTAAAGAGCGTGCCTTTTAAACAATGGCTCGGCAAGTAAATAGAGATACTGTCTCAAAATTATTGATATCCCAACAAAATTATCGCCAACTTTTGTGGACTGAAATTTCACAATAACACATTGTTGCTGAATGTTGCAATAGAAGATCCAGACTTTTTAATAATTTGTATCAGAACTTACAAAGGTATCATATCTATTTATCTAAAATATACTACTTACTATCTATTACTAACTTCAAAAATAAGTATTACATCATGAAACCTTTTCAATTTAAATCGTCAATATTAGGAACGAATTCAAACTAAAAGAAGAGGTAAAAAGTGAGTTGATGATGCTTTGCGATTCAATGGCTTGGGATCTTCACATTAATTATCTACCTTAACGCGTTGCGTTTTAAGGTATGATGCACAAAAATAAtgttaaataaatatacaatcATTGAAGGTTGATAAAGAATGAAGGTGTCCATATACTACCAAGATTGGATTAAATATAAACATAAATCACATGAAAGAAATGCATAATTTCTAGTTTTGATATAAGAATTAAACAAGTGCACAAGAGTAAAGCAAAATCATTAATAATACGTTCTATCACACATTTTTCACACCATTTAActaagggggtgttcggttggcaagattaaatctcatgattaaatatgtatcatgtttggttcataagattgaacatttcaacttaatcctagatggatagtctcatgatattagtcatggcaaccgaacaccacctttgGAGTCTTGAATGGTTGCATAAAATGTTTTAACCATTGAGCTACCATCTGCCCAGATTAATCTGtttaggtggcgttcggttgccatgactaatatcatgagactatccatctaggattaagttgtgggattattttagttggagggggaggctatgactaattatcatgagactatccatctaggattaagttgaagggttcaatctaggcatgcacaagggtcgtaaaccgccggttccgggcccgaaccggcggttcaagggtcgagaaattgccgaacctgaaccggcccgcctagctcccggcggttccggttccggttcaaaaaaccggcgggttacgcgGCGGTtcgacgattttttttttttttttttttttgcatttttcaactattcaattttaatcaaattaaattacacttttcaagtttgtttttgtatgcaatgtgagtaaataaaattgaaaaaaatacggctaaagttgcaattttattgaaattgcatgtttacaaattacacgttacaagttacaacaattacaaattgaaaacatatggcggtcttgaagtcttaaacaaaatttaaatacaaatgagactactagtgaagaactaattacaaatgacaagaaatgaCATTGAAGTTCTTAAaggtataagtgtattatatatatactcttaaccggcgaagaagatctttctacataactaaattaaggacacctttagcaattcaactttaaatgttgagtttcgtctaacaatcaacaattatagtagaattgtcaaaagtttcaaattttcaaattttcggccgaaccgccggtttaccgcttgaaccggcggttcaaccacaaaaccggcggtttttccacaaaccgccggtttctgacctcacctagcccctacgcctgaaaagcttccggaaccggcggaaaccggtcggaaccgccggttcaaaccggcggttttcgtccaaaaccggcggttttcgcccaaaaccggcgaaccgccggttcataccaatccctactttgaacccctacgaacccctacgaaccctatgccgttcgaccctttgaaccggcggttcgaaccgccgaaccgccggttttgaaccgcaggttcacggttcaagatattgccgaacctgaaccggcccttatgACCCTGcgacccttctgccggttcaacccgccggttccgggcccggttccggttcatgaaccggcggttccgaaccgccggttaaccgccgggcctggtcggtttgtgcatgcctagttcaatcttatgaacctaacatgatacatatttaatcatgagatttaattttgccaaccgaacacccacAAACTATATTCTGTATGTCTTAATTCCTTTTGTATTCATATGattatttcatttatcaatatttcGTTTTTTGTGTATAATTCTAAGATAATTACGAACTAAAACTCATAAAAATTGGCATGGAATTCATTAGTTTACGAGCCGAAAGAATTTCGTCATTTGATTATCTTTTTATATTGTTAATTTTTGGGGGTGTGAACAAaccttttaaaatttaatagaGAAAGGAACTTTGTTGTACacgttttcatttttattagtCGCCATCCGGCCTTACACAACACTCCATCTTCAATTGATTAATTGGTTACAGataactaagagcatctccagtaagactggacgtcaaatagccctcacatagcctttacactgccacatcatcagcactacaattctcctgccacatcagcttgccacatcaactggacatcaaatagccctcacatagccttcacactacctatccacatcactaataacaattatataatttaatttacactcgtatcaacatacggaatttaatttacgagacaaatacatttaaattgaataatactattaaaatttcaaaaagtacaataatttaaaaaaaatacatttaaaaaaattacataaatttacataaaaactaacgtcttgcaatcctccgcgcccacaactcttcaactaaatccttttggagtcgaatatgagcctccgtctgacgcatgtcggcatgtgcttggaggagggcttcttcatcgtgaggtaccccacctcgtacgttggcggtggcgacgccgtggcttggaccggcctcattatcgtcgttggcccaatcagtcagttatacaccttcatcttcgacaatcatgttgtgcatgataatacaggcgtacattataggcatctagctcttcgttcatcatacgctcgtactcattcgcatccccaccactaccaccagcattactcatttcttaaattgatcttgtacaaaaagtaaggtagagagagagtactcgttaaaacaagtggtgcgaatgaaaatgacgttcaaagcgcgtatatatagtgttttcaaaagaaaaaaaaataaaaaaataaaatctgacgccggtttgacgccgatccgggacccacaatggcgccgtgaggatcggcgtcagaaccggcatCATcacgcgaatcggcatggccacgccgattttgacgccgatttcgcagacgccggttccaatggttcggcgtcagaaccggcgtcacgattttgacgccggcattggagatgctctaatctaATCGCTCTCTTTACAATCCCTTTATGTTTACTAATTTTAATCTTAATTTGAGTTATATGTGACAGATGACATATACCGGCTAGTTATTAggttagagcatctgcaacggtggacggacggcgtccgtccatcggtgccagcggcacggagaaggtcgtccgccgctgcgctcgctctgctggcacggcgctgctcgattcatcaagcacgtccgtgccagcgagcagctgacgtggcgtgctacgattgggcaacggcatagccgttgcctttgaatatttatattttttttaaaaaaaaatcggtatttaattataaaaactgataaaaaaaatattttccaaatcctaaaaatatggctgtttttttgccca from Salvia splendens isolate huo1 chromosome 4, SspV2, whole genome shotgun sequence encodes the following:
- the LOC121799691 gene encoding primary amine oxidase 1-like isoform X2, whose translation is MTLLLSLVSAFFLFISSSLCHPLDPLTPQEIHTVQLSIQTSHSSSSPNITFHYVDVDEPEKHHVLKWSSSNRHHAPFPTRRAKAVVRVGGKTHELIVDLITGSIVSDQVYKGYGYPPFTFEEFFKAIRLSLKHPSFQNSILRRGLDLSEVSCLPLTVGWFGEAAKRRVVKVTCFYRNGTSNIWARPIQGISLLVDVEENRVLSYSDRPREPLPKAEGTDFQRQRPSPVSCSGNNNKITITGNSVKWASWEFHVAFNARAGHIISTASVFGRRVLYRGHVSETFVPYMDPTQEWYDRTFMDVGEFGFGRSASSLVPGMDCPAGAVYLDGHMAGTDGSAQMVPRAICIFELYTGNVAWRHTEVGVPGKVITSGEAEVNLVVRMVATVGNYDYILDWEFKKSGSIKVSLTGVLEMKATKYRNSEEIRRDIMYGNLVAENLVGNYHDHFITYYLDMDIDGEANSVVKSELRRKRTKAGERSRRKSYWTAVKETVKREGKGRFEVGSKAVDIYITNPNMKTKIGNEVSYRLISGKAAVSLLADDDYPQRRAAYTKYQVWVTRYNRSERWAGGFYADRSRGDDGLAVWSRRNLGIVNTDLVVWYTLGFHHTPIQEDFPVMPTLYDYFELRPANFFDSNPLLQS
- the LOC121799691 gene encoding primary amine oxidase 1-like isoform X1 produces the protein MTLLLSLVSAFFLFISSSLCHPLDPLTPQEIHTVQLSIQTSHSSSSPNITFHYVDVDEPEKHHVLKWSSSNRHHAPFPTRRAKAVVRVGGKTHELIVDLITGSIVSDQVYKGYGYPPFTFEEFFKAIRLSLKHPSFQNSILRRGLDLSEVSCLPLTVGWFGEAAKRRVVKVTCFYRNGTSNIWARPIQGISLLVDVEENRVLSYSDRPREPLPKAEGTDFQRQRPSPVSCSGNNNKITITGNSVKWASWEFHVAFNARAGHIISTASVFGRRVLYRGHVSETFVPYMDPTQEWYDRTFMDVGEFGFGRSASSLVPGMDCPAGAVYLDGHMAGTDGSAQMVPRAICIFELYTGNVAWRHTEVGVPGKVITSGEAEVNLVVRMVATVGNYDYILDWEFKKSGSIKVGVSLTGVLEMKATKYRNSEEIRRDIMYGNLVAENLVGNYHDHFITYYLDMDIDGEANSVVKSELRRKRTKAGERSRRKSYWTAVKETVKREGKGRFEVGSKAVDIYITNPNMKTKIGNEVSYRLISGKAAVSLLADDDYPQRRAAYTKYQVWVTRYNRSERWAGGFYADRSRGDDGLAVWSRRNLGIVNTDLVVWYTLGFHHTPIQEDFPVMPTLYDYFELRPANFFDSNPLLQS